TCTCGCCGGGCCGGACGGGAACGCCTGCTTCGTCGACCGCGCGCAGGACGGTACCGGGGAACGGGACACCATCGGTACCCAGCCGTCGTTCCTCCGGGTCCGACGGCAGCGATGTGGTGTGCCCGAGGCATTCGGACATGCCGAAGACACGCAGGATCCGGGTGCCCAGGTGCCGCTCGGCCCGGCTCAGCGCGCCGGCGTCCATCGGCCCGCCACCGACCGTCATCGCGGTCATCGCGGTCAGCGCCCCGGCCTGTTCGGCGGCGGCACCCATTTGCAGCGCCATGGTGGGAACGCACATGGTCCACCGCGCGCGGTGGTCGGCCATCAGCCGTACCGCTGTCGCGGGATCCCACCGGTCCAGCAACAGGATCGGCCCGCCGAGCATGAGCGGGAGGTACAGGCCGAAGCAGACCGCCGCGGCGGAGGACAGCGGCACCAGGGCGGCGATCGGGTCACCTGGTCGCAGCCCGACCGCGTCGATGGTGCTCCGGCCCGCGTAGCGCAACGCCGCCTCGCTCTGCACCACGCCCTTGGCCCGGCCGGTGGAGCCCGAGGTCAGCCCGATCACCACACCACCGGCCCAGCGATCGGCGGGCCCCCGCCCGGCACCGGCGGCGCACCAGCCGTCGAACACGGTGGTCTCCGCCCCGAACCGAGCACCGGCATCCCAGCCCGCAAAGGACACCGCGGACAGCACTGCGGCGTCGGGCTCGATGTCATCGCAGGCGGCGGCGAACTCTTCACGGGTGCTGTGCCTGTTGATCAGTGCCAGTGTTCCGCCGAGCCGTCCGACGGCGACCGCGGCGACGACCGTGCGCCAGGTGTTGTCCGCCTGCAGCAACAATGTCGGCTGTTTTCCCGCCAGCTCCGCCAGTACCGCGGCGAGGTGGTTCGCGGCGCCGAGAACGGCACCGGCGGTGTGCGTGCCGTCCGCGTCGATCGCGACCACGGCGTCCGGGTCGGCCGCCGCGCGCTCTGCCAGTTCGGCTGCGAGTTCCTTCATCGCCGCCCCTTCACGGGAGGAACATCTCTCGCTCTTCGCCGAGCAGGGCGATCCGCTTGCCGCGCATCGACCCGACATGGCGCACCGCCGCCGCCCACTCGGGACTGGCCAGCGCGGCGCGCGCGGCGCGCTCGTCGTCGAAGCTGAGCACCGAAAGCCCGTCCCAGCCTTCCGAGCGGGGCTCCAGCGCGCTCGACACCGCGGTGTGCCGCCACGCGCGCAGACCGGGCAGCGGATAGGTCACCTCGGCGTGCTCACCGCGCCACCAGGTGATGAACTGCTCGTGCGTCCACTCCGGCGGCCTGGCCGCGAGAAGGGCGAGGTTGAACATGGGGATCTCCTTCGCGATCGGGTTCAGACGGCTTCGATGTCCAGCTCCGGTGACCTGCCGATCATCAGCGACTCCACCCTGCCGTCGTCGTCGAGCCGGGCGGCGGCCACGAAGGTCGATTCGAACTCCCCGGCCCGGCGGGCCTGTCCCAGCACCAGCTCGTCCCGGCCGTGCGCCGAGCTGGTCAGCACGTGGTGGGTGAGCACCCCCTTCTCGCGCTGGAGCAGATAGCCCTCCATCGCTTCACGGCCACCGGCGAAATCGGTCGCCGCTCCCCCGCCGGTGCCGAAGACGATGGAGAAGCGGAATCCGGGGGAAATCAGCTCCAGCACGTCCTCCGGCCGGTCGGAGTCGATGGTGGCGAACCAGCGGATCAGCGTGGTGGCGCTCATGCGGCACCACCTCGCGGGAGCGGGAACATGCCGAAGTCCGGGTGGAAGAAGGCCTGGTACCGGGCGACGCGGTTGGCCGGGGAGAGCAAGGCGACCGAGGAGAACGAGCCGGTCCCCCGGCCATCTCCCTCGAGCACCACCCCGTAGACCATCTCGAGATCACCGTCCGCGCCGCGGCGCCGGACGGAGTGCTTGCGCCCCACCGCCGGGCGGCCCGCGATGTAGGCCTCCAGATCCGCCAGCCCCGCGCCGCGCACCTCGTTGCCGGGCATGGCGATCAGGAACTCGATCCCCGGTTCGACCAGCTCGAGCCCGCTCAACGGTTCCGGGCCGTCGAGTCGTTCGTAGTAGTCCTCGATGATCACGACGCCGTCCTCCTTGACGAGATTGACGAGATTGACGAACGGCCTTGAACTGACTTTGGTTCAGTTTGATGTCGCAGAGCCTAACCAGGCACTTTCCGGCGGGCAAGGGGCCCCTCAGCCCGCCGGATCGCTCCCCGCGACCATGCGCGCGCAGCAGCCCTCGATGACACCCGAGATGGTGGCCAGGTCCTGCGGGCCGTCCGGCCGGTACCAGCGCCAGACCCCGACGATCAGCCCGAGCAGGCTGCGCGCCATGATCAGCGAGTCCTGCGGCGGGAACTCACCCCTGGCGATGCCCTGCTCGATCAGCTCGGCCCAGTTCCGCTCGATCCGCACCACCAGCTCCCGGCACGCGCGCCGCTCGGTCTCCTCGCGCTTCGACGCCCGTTCGTTGGCCAGCAGGGCGATGTTCGCCTGGAGGATCCGGTTCTGCTGCACCTCCTGCGGCGAGATCGCGTAGGCGGCCGCGGCGGCGGCCCGCAGGCCGGCCAGCGACGTCGGGGCGGCCGCCGTCGCCTCGCGGAACGCGGCGTCGGAGTTGCGCAGCCCGAGCCGCATGATCGTGAGCAGGCAGTGCGCCTTGGACTCGAAGTAGTGGTAGAGCGCGGTGTGGCCGATGCCGACCCTGGCGGCGATGTCCGACCACTTGGTGGCCTCGTAGCCGACGTCACCGAAGCACTCGACGGCCGCCGCGAGAATGGCGGGCCGCTTCGACCTCGGGCCGTCGTCGACCTCGGTCAGCGCCTCGATGCTCATGTTCGACCTCCTCCGCACTGGTGCCGCGACGAGTCTAGACCGGAAAGCTGAACCGGGTTCAAGTTGCCCGCCGGGGCGAGGGGGCGGTCGACGGCGTCTCGATCGTCCGTCATGGCTTCGGTGCTTGCCACTCAGGCTCCGATCGCGTCGAGCAGGGCGTCGTGGTGGCTCTCGTCCACCAGGACGGCGCTGGTCAGGGCACGGCGGACGTGCAGGTGCGCGGAATGCTCCCAGGTGAACCCGATACCACCGTGGACCTGGACGTTCTCCGCGGCGACCCAGCGATAGGCCGCACCGCACACCAGTGCCGCCGTCGCGGTCGCGGCAGCGGCGGACGGCGGGTCGTCCGAAATCGCGGCCGCGGCCCACAGCGACGCCGACCGCGCCGCTTCGACCCGGACCGCCATGTCGGCGCAGCGGTGCTTGATCGCCTGGAAAGCGGCGATCGGCCTGCCGAACTGGACCCGGTTCCGCGCGTGGTGCACGGCGAGTTCCATCGCGGCGGCGGCACCGCCGGTCTGCTCGCACCCGAGTGCCGCCGACGCGCGCTGGAGCACCAGGCCGATGACGGCGGCGGCCTCACCCGGCGTGCCGACGGGGACGGCCGCGACGCCGTCGAAGGTGATGTCCGCGAGCTGGCGGTTGGGATCCATGGCAGGCAACGGGGTCCGGTCCACTCCCGCGGCCATACCGTCCACCGCGAACAAGGTCGGTCCCCCGGCGGTGTCCGCCGTGACGAACAGCAGGTCCGCGGACGCCCCTTCGACAACGAGTACCTTCCCGCCGTCGAGCCGCCAGCCCGCGCTCGGCTCGAAAACCGCCCAAGTCTGGCTGTTCTCCCGATAGGCCAGCGTCGCGGTGGCGTCGCCGGCCACCAGCTTCGACATCAGTTCGCGTCGCGTCTCCTCGGCGCCGGAGCCGTGCAGCAGGACGCCGACCCCGAGCACCGCGGTCGAGAACCAGGGCAGCCGGGCGAGCGAGCGCCCCAGTTCTTCGGCGACCACGCCGACCTCGCGGAAGGTGGCGCCCATACCACCGTGCTCTTCGGGCACGTCGAGACCGACCGCGCCGATTTCGGTGGCGAAGCGCCGCCACACCGCAGGATCCCAGCCACGGCTGGGGTCTCGGGAGGGTTCGGTGTGCCGTTCGAGGAAGTCACGGACCACCGCGCGCAGTTCCTCGGCGTCGGCATCCGGGGTGATGCGCGGGATCATGCCGTTTCTCCGTCCTCGGCCGCGAGCAGGTCGGCGTAACGCAGGGTGGCCTCGGCCCGCCGGTTCGGCAGCGTGTAGGGCGGGAACAGTCCTTCGTCGGGCTGGGTGCCACGCAGCAGCGCCTGTGCGAGGTTGACCTTGTGTACCTCGGTCGCGCCGTCGGCGAGTCCCATGTGGAACGACTCCAGCACCCACTTGCCGAACGGCAGTTCCTTGGAGATACCAAGGGAACCGTGGATCTGGATCGCGCGGCCGGCCACGTCGGCGAGCACCTTCGGCATGGCGGCCTTGACCGCGGAGATGTCCGCGCGGACCTTCTTGTAGTCGTTGTAGCGGTCGATGCGCCAGGCGGTGCGGAGCACCAGCAGCCGGAACTGCTCGAGCTGGATCCACGAGTCGGCGATCATCTCCTGCACCAGTTGCTTGTCGGCGAGCCGTTCGCCCTTGCTGGTGCGTGACACCGCACGGCGCTTCATCATCTCGAACGCGGTCCGCACGAGCCCGACCGTGCGCATCGCGTGGTGGATCCGGCCCCCGCCGAGGCGGGTCTGCGCGACGGCGAA
The genomic region above belongs to Amycolatopsis sp. YIM 10 and contains:
- a CDS encoding TetR/AcrR family transcriptional regulator — its product is MSIEALTEVDDGPRSKRPAILAAAVECFGDVGYEATKWSDIAARVGIGHTALYHYFESKAHCLLTIMRLGLRNSDAAFREATAAAPTSLAGLRAAAAAAYAISPQEVQQNRILQANIALLANERASKREETERRACRELVVRIERNWAELIEQGIARGEFPPQDSLIMARSLLGLIVGVWRWYRPDGPQDLATISGVIEGCCARMVAGSDPAG
- a CDS encoding EthD domain-containing protein, which encodes MFNLALLAARPPEWTHEQFITWWRGEHAEVTYPLPGLRAWRHTAVSSALEPRSEGWDGLSVLSFDDERAARAALASPEWAAAVRHVGSMRGKRIALLGEEREMFLP
- a CDS encoding nuclear transport factor 2 family protein, whose product is MIIEDYYERLDGPEPLSGLELVEPGIEFLIAMPGNEVRGAGLADLEAYIAGRPAVGRKHSVRRRGADGDLEMVYGVVLEGDGRGTGSFSSVALLSPANRVARYQAFFHPDFGMFPLPRGGAA
- a CDS encoding acyl-CoA dehydrogenase family protein, which gives rise to MIPRITPDADAEELRAVVRDFLERHTEPSRDPSRGWDPAVWRRFATEIGAVGLDVPEEHGGMGATFREVGVVAEELGRSLARLPWFSTAVLGVGVLLHGSGAEETRRELMSKLVAGDATATLAYRENSQTWAVFEPSAGWRLDGGKVLVVEGASADLLFVTADTAGGPTLFAVDGMAAGVDRTPLPAMDPNRQLADITFDGVAAVPVGTPGEAAAVIGLVLQRASAALGCEQTGGAAAAMELAVHHARNRVQFGRPIAAFQAIKHRCADMAVRVEAARSASLWAAAAISDDPPSAAAATATAALVCGAAYRWVAAENVQVHGGIGFTWEHSAHLHVRRALTSAVLVDESHHDALLDAIGA
- a CDS encoding class I adenylate-forming enzyme family protein, which produces MKELAAELAERAAADPDAVVAIDADGTHTAGAVLGAANHLAAVLAELAGKQPTLLLQADNTWRTVVAAVAVGRLGGTLALINRHSTREEFAAACDDIEPDAAVLSAVSFAGWDAGARFGAETTVFDGWCAAGAGRGPADRWAGGVVIGLTSGSTGRAKGVVQSEAALRYAGRSTIDAVGLRPGDPIAALVPLSSAAAVCFGLYLPLMLGGPILLLDRWDPATAVRLMADHRARWTMCVPTMALQMGAAAEQAGALTAMTAMTVGGGPMDAGALSRAERHLGTRILRVFGMSECLGHTTSLPSDPEERRLGTDGVPFPGTVLRAVDEAGVPVRPGEIGRAQVRGPSLFTGYALAGKVAPPDLTEDGFLPTGDLMEIHPGGTVSVKGREKDIIIRGGRNVDITEVESAIARHPEAQQVCVVPVADDVLGERIAALLVTERDDLELEEIQRHLAHEGLAKGKWPEYLFHVETLPQNRVGKLSRREAADLAERLRNAAGAE